The sequence CATCGCCAGGGATGCGAGAGTAAAAACAGATCAGTTATACAGTGATGATCTCACTGAATTATTCTGAGCCACCGAGAACGTCAGGTCGCAATGATCGCAATGAGACCCTGACCTCACTCCCTCGAAGGAATTTTCCATTGTACAATGTGAATGGATGAACACCTGGGTTGAGCTGCACAGTAAACCCATTGAAATTTCCTTTGAACTGAAAGGAATGATCGCAACTTGTTTGTTAAGTAGCTGTAATTAACGGCCATTTTCCCAGAGTCGATATTCTTTTAATAGGAAGGGTTCAGAGACCTCAGTTACAATAACAAGTGAACGGCAAGATCGAGACACTGAAGATGAGCCGCCCCCCGATCCTCGTGATTAAAGACATTTGTTACCCGATTCTTGCTGTTTTTGGTGCTCCAGGTAAGTATATTATATCGGAAGCCCATTGAACATGACATGGAATGTTTCCTGAAACAGGTTCAGATCGTGAACAGCAATGGACCCGTAGTATGAAGATATTGAATGTCAATGGAATTACTGGTCTGGGTGACGGTGCGGGGCGAACTTCTCTCCACTACGGGTTAAAGTCGAAGGAGAAACCCCATCCGCTGTTCATCCTGGAGATCTGATTGGCAGAATCCTTATTGCTTCTTTAACAAGAGGATCCTTCCAGTAAGTACCAATCTAGACATTTGGAACGAGGTTAGAGACCTCCCTTCTTTCTGACTAGCGTCATATTTACGGTTCCCCGTCTGGATGAACTCCTATCAAGAAAGCATCATCTCAGACGGTGTTTACCCAGTAAACGATGACGAGTCAGTGCATCGCGTTTAAATGTTCAATATACTTTCAGGAAGTTCTCAATAAAACTACACCgaaaatttataaaaataaagattCTCCAGGAGATTAAGTTGACGGTCGTGATATTTTCCCACAATATGATGCTCGGATTTTCGACCAGGACCCGTCACTCACCCCGTGTTCCTCTTTTTGCAGCGAACTTGTTGACAATTGTGATCCTCTCCCGAGGAAGGTGCGGACTTTCCAAGTGTATCTCCGCCTACATGATGACCATGGCAGTGGCGGATTTCACGGTGATTTTCATCAACGTCATTCTTTATGAACTTTTAATGTATCGCTTAtcaaacaaatttctattctcAACTAATTTCTTAACAGTCATGATATACCAACTGGCCATCACTTTGGAATTTTCGCTGTGGTCCACAGTCGCATTTACTGTTGACCGATATGTCGCGATGTGCTGTCCGAAGCTTCAACCAAAGTACTGCAGAGTGAAAACTTTAATCATCCTCGCACCAATTATTCTGATCCTTCTCTGTGTCGAAAACATccctttgttatttttatttgagCCTCTACAAATTATTGGCTCCATTTCTTTGGGTGTCCGCCCGAGTCTGGACGTCCTCTCCTCGCCAATGTTTAGTACGTTCATTAAATTGAAATCCATTCAGTGTTTATTCATTGCGTTTGGTTTAATATTCCTGTTTAATGGGTTGACAGTGAGACATATCTTATTGGTCAGCAAAGCACGGAGGGCATTCCGGAGTCAGAGGAGTGCGGATGGTCGAGACATGGAAATGGAGAGCAGgagaaaatccatcatcttgcTGATCAGTGTGTCGGGCAGCTTCACGCTGCTGTGGCTTCCGGCGTCTGTCACCTACTTTATCACCGGCTACAATGTGTACGTTAATCGTGACTATACGTCTCCCGCATTTATCGCTCTTCAGGTTGGGTCTCTGCTCACGAACCTGAGTTCCTGTACAAACACGTCTATATATGCAGCGACTCAGTCAAAGTTCAGGGAGGAATTAAAGACTTTGCTAAAATTTCCTTGGTCATTTATTGTAAACTTGGTCAAGAAAAAGTCAAATCAAAACAATTCTTCCTAATTTAATTAGCAATCAGTTACTGCGCGTGGCCCTTTCAACAGATCCGCTTCTGTTCCCATGATGTGttgcaaacaaacacacacaaaaatgctggaggaactcaacgggtctcgcagtgtccacaggagggaaATCTGTACaagcagctttttttttgtagtttgttGTTTTTCTGAGAAaacgtttaatatattgtatatttagaaTGTTACTGTGTATATTTTTTgggaaaaacaaaaatgaaatattcGAAAAAATTGATCGGATGCGTTGTGTACAGCGAAGAATATTTTCTCAGCTTGCAAAGGTACCTGGACCAGCTGAAATGTAGACtgggaagtggcaaatgaaatgtcgactgggaagtggcaaatgaaatgtcGAAGACAAATGTGATGTGCTGCCGATTGCAACAAACcaggtggggcactgaggagcggggtggaacagagagatctggaatACAGAGCGTCACGTGTGGGAATGCTTGGACAAAGAGCTTTATACTTAATAGCCTTAATAATCCCAGTACTGAGTACACTTTGGGCACAGAATTAAAGGAAAGAATCGAAAAAGGTACTAAGAGAGCAGGGAAGCTTTACTAGGATATGTTTACATGTATATAATTTAAGATCAACACAttaataacaaataaaaaatatatcaTGTTGTTACAAAGTTTTTGATTAAATGCATGTTGATTTActacaaagaatttaaaaaaataaaaaaggaaaacttCAAAAGAATCCTATTAAACccgtactaaaccctccctcccaaTCCCCAACCACTTCTACCCCCCAAAATAATATCGAAATTAAGTGAAATACGTAATGAACATGAGTATATTTTGAATGTGATTGTTGAATAGATGTAAGATAATAGATCTCATTAGGAAATGTTAAAAGATCCCAAAAATATTTCGCGagaaatttttttattatttcacgGAAGACTTCTCTGGTCCGGAGGATTCAaaagaattatttataaattcaaaccCAATGTTGAAGCATACCGATTTCAAATCTGTAAAAATGTAGAATATTTACCTGTCAAATTATGTTTTTTCCTGATGGAATACAATTTTGAATCTCTCTTTGCTAtccatcttcctaatgttaatgaaacatctaaTATGCAAGTgagagcaatacatttccttaatATCACCAAAGCTCAATTCACAAATTTTAACtgaaaatttgataaatataatttaggagttttctttcaaatttTCCCATCAAAATAACTCAGGATTCAACAGAAAAACCATAGCTGTAACCTGTTGTAGAACCCTgctaatagaaatccaaaaaggttttacttttGATCAAGTGCATGTAGAATTAATGAGTTTCCATATCTTCACCATATCTGAAACTTTCATCTGATATATTTGATTTCCATCTATTCAACTTCTGAGGTgcaatatataactgatgtaaaagatCAGAGTGAAGTAATtgcattaattaaattaattgtattagacataacATCTTTACATTAATTTTGACTAATCTGttgatctattgatatatttaaatcctgttcccttCTTCCTCTTGAATTAAATAAACATATTGTAGGTGCTTCCTCTTGTAACATCATATATGCTATTGAGAAAACCATTTACCAATCTTGGCAATGATCAACTGTTCTAAATATGTAGAATCTTTTAATACAATATCTGgctctaatttctctcttaaataggctTGCAATGAAAATAGCAAAAGGGGAGTATTATGTGggatatcatatttaattttaactcagcAAATGACATCAATCTACCACTCTCAGAACAACCTCCAATTTTAGAAAATCCTTTAGTATaccagatattttaaaaagattatcttTTGTAAAAAATCAAAAGAGGGTTAATTGATGGTGTTATTGATGACAAAAGACTTCCATCATTTTCTAACTTAACCTTatgccaaatattaatcaaacatTTCAACAATGGAGTATCTCTGTCAATAACATTAACCTTggtttccatttataaatgaattcCTCAGGTATACTTTCTCCAATCTTGTATAACACAATTTCCACCCGTGAtagtttaatatttccaaatagagAAGTGCAAAACATTAATTGTGCTGGTTCATAactattcttaaaattaggaagttgtagtcAACCTAATTCATATGTCCATCTTAATTTTTCTAACGATATTGTTGACTTCTTACTTTTCCAAATAAaattcctaacttgtttatttaagtCCTGCAAAAAAATTTAAGGTCCGAAAGTTGGAAAAGTCTGAAACAAAATATTGAACTTTtggacaaaatattcattttaatacagttaaaacTTCCAATTAAAGTTGGAGGTAAATgtatatatttaatttaaatcttcatttattttctttgtcttcaaattttatttataagatttttcaaaaacaaaatacaatcgAATAACAGCAAAATGTTTTTGATGCATTAAagaacccctccccaccctcccaacccTTCACCTAGCTCCCTAAAGGGGAgacaaatacaaaaacaaaacagaatatagaagatatagaatatttcaaagtattttcaaattcaaatagtccaaataagaagaccacatattaacaaagaaagaataattcacATGTAAgttgcatgtaattttttccaagagAATAGAAGCTCTTAATATATTATGCACTCATACTATATTAATcttcacattatctttccaagtccttgctacacattttcgtgctacagataaTGCGAAACATACaaaggcaatttgaaatttatccaaccccaatcccttcaaagaaaccatGTAACCCAACAATAAAATCGATGGGTCTActggtaatttaaatttaaataatttttccaagaccaatctaattccttcccaaaatgattGTAATTTACCACAAGatcaaacagcttgtaaaaacaTTCCAATACATAGTCCACATCAaaaacaagagtccgaattactaaacccatattttctcaatttctctcaagtcaaatataactgatgtataaaattataattaaccattccatatcttacattggtcaatttagttacactctCATGGAACATAGCCTCccaatagtcttcaggaaaaatataagttaaatcattttcccatttaaacctAGATATCTCCCATCCCAGTTTATCCATACTATTGTGTAACAATTGAtatatatctgaaatataacctttctttggtatagaggaaatcaaagactcaaatttcatcaacataggtatattcatctctttaccataattctctttctgataatacacaaataaagaatttacagatgtatcaaatttctccctcaattgagtaATGGAAAGATactgtccttcttcaaagcaatcctgaactatctttatTACCCTTAGAATTTCATCTCTTTAAATGCTTATTCAACATTTAAAAGGGAATAGGTTTATTATGTTACaacagagtttgaattgatagtttACCCTTTGACCATAAACCATATTTCCTTTACTCCATATCTTTAACAGGTgctttaataccagcatattGCATTCCCGTAATAAATTCATATTCTATTTAAATATGAACTGATGtttctcaacttcagaaatacaagccatttccaccttcgctcaacttggaggttggtccatatccatcaatctactaacaaatttcaattgagctgcttcataataattttgaaaatgaggtaattgaagaccaCCCAATCCATATTtacatgtaagtttatgtaaagctactcgtgctaatttccccttccattAAAATCCCCGTACCACGCTATTCAAATCCTGctagaaactctttgaaagtaaacaaggtattaaaTATTGGATTTGAGGGAAAATAGTCATTTTAATACAACTTACTCGACCAATTaacgttaatggaagatctttcaacTTATTCAAATCAATTTTAATCCTTTTTCTTAAAAggagataatttaatttatacaaagattggtaatctgcatttaatgttactcccaaatatttaattttatctgaccatttcaattttatagtaTTTTTATATTCCAAATAATCTCCTTTATAATataactggtaatatttcactcaaaTCCCAATTTTCCATATATCCAGATAACTTCCCAAATTTCAGCAAGCAatattgcaaatatttcaaagactgctctggttctgtcaaatagacAAACgcgtcatccacaaataaattaatctcatattcatcatctgcaattctcatccctttaattttatcattctgtcgtattgtctgagctaatggttcaatagtgaatgcaaacaaggctggtgataatggaaaATCTTGCGAGTCGACTGCGTTGATTTCaatggtaaagaaatttgaccatttgtcaccacccaagCTACTGGgattttatataaagctttaacccaaccaataaaataagggccaaaattaaatttctctaacaccttaaataaaaaattccattcaaccctgtcaaaaTATTTTGTCTGCATCCAATGCAACCACCCTTGTATGGTTGGTTTGCTGTCTAGATTCATTGACCAATGTAATTAATTCAAGAACATTATCGGATTCATTTCTATTCCTAATAAAACCTATTTGATCTACacgtatcaactgaggtaaatatttagcaagtttaTTCACTCATACTTTTGCCATAATTTTATCATCTgcatttagtaaagaaatagtCCAATCCGAAGATACTTTCAATCGATCCgtatctttctttaaaatcacaaTAATaatagcactcgaacaagattccagTAACATGTGATTCTCAGTTATTTCCtgtagaacatctccaaataccgaggataaatcttcataaaatattttataaaattcagcagaaaatccatcatcccccggTCACGTCCCATTCgtcatctcttgtatagcttctttaatctcaaagtcTGTCAATGGAGCTTCTAATTCCCTAACCTCCTCTTCTCATAAAACAGGAACATTTAAAtttgataaataagattcaatagaaccagcatcctgctttccctcagaagtatataattgttgataaaatgagtaaaactggtcattaatttcctgaggtttataggtaactattgaattctttttaacagcattaataaatcACAATGTCTgtcctgtttttaattgccatgctaaaatctGATGaactctctcacctaattcatagtaATGTTGCTTAAATCAATTAAATAAACGCTCATACCTAtaggtttgtattgtattataacATAGTTTCAACTTCGCTAAAGCTGCCTTTTTTATCTTTTgtaacatttttctgaaattccttttccaactctgtAATCTGTTTCTCCAAAGTTAAGGTTTCCAccacatatttttttttaactttcatagtttaactaataatttgcccaagCAAATATGTTTCGAAAGTATCCCATAATATAAGAGAACTACTTACTGTTTTAATATTCTCagccagaaataaagcaatctgttccttaacaaaagtaacaaattctggtttCTTTAATATCATTGTATTAAGCcaccatctataagacaattgcaccacttccAGACTTGCACAAGAGtaaaacaacatagaatgatccgatTTGACCcagcttttatattcagcttgaagaactctaccttgcaaatgtgctgataccaaaaaaatctattctagaaaataaatcatgtccaaatgaatgaaaggagaaatctttctctgaacgATTTACtcacctccaaatatcaattaaattcaaatttttcaTCAAGGCCCCTAATTGTAATgccgcctttgatttccttatatttTTCGGAGtcctatccaacaaaggatctaaaacacagttaaaatctcccccaaccaaaatatttccttggcctgatttaacaagaaaaaagcctccgacataaACCTTTCGtcatccacattcggtgcataGATATTTAACAACGTCCATGATTCAGCTAAAAGTTTACAATTCAacctcaaaaccctccctgcattaCCTTCAAAGCATTCTAATTCATtcagtaatttcttatgaattaagatcGCTAAACCTCTTGCCTTGGAATTgaaggaagaagaaaatacatgaccaacccaatctctcttcaatttcatatgttcttctttcggttaaatgtgtctcttgcaaaaaggcaaaatCAACGTTCATTTTTTTCAATATAAACCAATACATGTTTACGCTTCATAGGGTTATTcaatccctggacattaaaaattgcaaaattcaaGTTTGACATTTCAATAAAAATTCTACTATAAAATATTACTCCCCTTTCTATTCCTAAATATGCTAAGTCCCCCTTTATATACAAATAccacaaaaacagaaaaaaaatataaatttccccacagtaaactactaaaaagtagtaactccctaaaatctgggtgtggtaaaacgcACTAGTGGCAGACAACTATCAGGTCTCAGTGTCGGCCTCTCCTCCCCCCtaatcagactttcacaaagtaattatACAGACAAATTAAATCCAAcgattccaatcccaatgattgttccgggtcttcaatatcaacaagattttgtgtcaattcaaccttctttccaatattttcacGGTTCCCATTCCTTCCATTTCCTTTTCCATTTTCCCTCCtattaggtgacaataatggCAACCCAGCATTTCCCCGCAAATCTGGAATGAATTAGCAAACATTAatgcatcatcatcattttcaaaacattgagactgaaaattcccataaaaacttTTAAGTATTGCCGGGTAATGAAAGGCAAACTTGTAACCCTTTCGCCACAACacatctttagctgaattaaattctcggcaccttctaataatttcttgactaaaatcttcatagaagaacactctgttattttgaaccatcattggagtctgattttgccgtggcttctgcaccgcaactcgtagtatcatttctctatcttgatatttcaaacaactaaTCAAAACTGCCCTTGGTGGTTGACGTGGAAATGGTTATTTCCTCTatgctctatgtgctcgatcCAACTCCAGACCATATGGAAAATATTCATTGCCCAgtgcctcaggaatccatttcataATAAAACTTTACCGGATCTGAACCTTCGTTATCTTCTGGGAGACCGACTATTTCAGTAATTCCTTCTTCCGAAACTGCCAATgcacaaaagaatcctccactttttccattttttctttattacgaaccacttggttcttacattcgaaaaaagcttcttcaatttttttttaatgatcctgTACCATGTCCACTGTTTTTGTACATCtgctaacatcacttttaacttcaGTCATATCTTTCTGCATAGAGGTCATCGCTctcatggagtagtggctggtagatgaataccagccctctccagaaaagaagaaataaagtgaagaaaatacaaaggttaagaaatacaaaacataaccaataaaagataaagttgtagagaaaagaaagaaaacccaagaaggaaaaagtaaaaagaacaggaaaaagaagaaaatacgcCGGaggagaaagaagaaggccttacctgcatgaagaaacaaggagccatcgtggagaagagagcccattctctgaggttggtgacgaccccacaGAGTCACAACCCCCCAACCAAtgaactgcaaaaatggctctctgagctaaACAAAGGTAGGcagtgcgcttactaaggagaaggagtacACCAACGGGAGGAGGGCTCAGCTGAATAGTGGGCAAACACACCACGACCAGCTGAGGATGCCCAACACCagagctctcagctggaagaagagaaaaGTAACAGGAaatggagtgaaaggaaagaatagcagcagcagcaggaggcccaacagatgagtagcccagaagaagaggaacaaCACCAAGAAGACAAGCAAGATGAAGCCCAgtaaagtgagacaagcaactcatcaggaaagtcagaagagacaaagatacaaggaagagaagaagaagacacaaacacaggtgcagacacagaagaagaggaagaagaagaccatgatctgcaaagagaaatagaaggtggaggagtcacgtgatggagtagtggccggtcagggaactccagccctctccggaaaagttgaaaaaaatacacaaaacacaaaggtacaagaataaaaattaaaacaaagtaaaagtaaaggcgggaagaaaatggcagcgaagagagaaaagtcgaaagcaatgggaagaagagaagaagaaagaatgtcggaagaagaaggtgaaggccttacctgtccgaggaggccagccgcggagagagaagctcgCTCcgtaaggtcggtggaagtcccaagctcaggactacaaaaatggctcgcgaaGCCGAGTAAAAgtcgcaaccgcgcatgaaaaaaaacacactgacgggaggggggaacagctgaggagtcgatctccacagctgagagtgacagctgcaacacagcaacaggaacagaacacagaaaacaatgagaacaagaaagaagagagcaaaaagaaaacaaggaaacaacagatgaccaacccagacgaagaagaagaagaagaacatagagaaatggaagaagaagggaaagacaggacaatggatatattttttttaaagaatatatggaatcagtgaaagaatggcaattacaagaatttaatgaaataaaaagaagaattaagagtgcagaagaaaaaatgaataaaatagagatggtcatatcagatagaggaaaaagagtggacaatgtggaagaacgagaaacaatcgtagaaatggaagtagaggacttaaaagagaaattagaagaatataataaaaaagttaaagaggcacaagagctgttagctcagaagatagatataatggaaaactataatagaaaaaataatataaagatagtgggccttaaggaagatgaagaaggcaagaatatgagagaatttataaaagattggatccccagggtcctaggaagaccagaattacaggaagaaatggaaatagagagggcacatagaacactagccctgaaaccacagccgcagcaaaaaccaagatccattttagtaaaattcttaaaatatacaacaagagaaaatatattggagaaagcaatgaagaaaataagagaagacaaaaagccactggaatacaaaggtcaaaaaatttttttctatacagacataagttttgaactcctgaagaagaggaaggagtttaatacagcaaaaacgatcctatgggaaaaaggatataaatttatgttaaagtacccagcggtacttaaaatagttattccagggcagcaaaacagactattctcggatccggaggaagcacgaaaatttgcagaacaactacaaaacaagcagagagatgaatacatgtaatgagagtaaaaatgaccaagaactatatgtatgtgtgtatatgggtatatatatatatatatatatatatatatatatgtatatatagatgtgtatgtatatatttggatatatgagtgtatccgtatttagaggaaaatatatagagtatagataagaattaataagggaatgaaacggaacagaggaagtaaggagggaattaaaagagtgacctttgttatatatgaaaatttaattcttttctggggggctgggtggggaggagttacggtcactgcaaaatcagttgacgcttgcgagtgaatttgcaaatccaaatggagaggggagatgtggttgcccgacaagggataaagggcaactcaggagggggaggggagaatggggttaaagaaattttaaataggagaataagggaaatgtttgatcttttagaaatgttgtcttataaagtgttcaaaacaagaaagcagaaatggataagaaggaaaggtgatgatgaggaaacggaaagggaagataaacaaagtatgaaatggctatgttaatctatataactttaaatattaacggaatacataaccaaatcaaaaggaagaaactggtaaatttactgaaaaaagaaaaaaatgatatagcatttgtgcaagaaacacatttaactgaaatggagcataagaaattaaagagagattgggtagaacatgtaacagcagcgtcatataattcaaaagctagaggagtagctatattaatcagtaaaaatgtaccaattaaaatagaagaggaaataatagatccagcagggagatatgtaatgataaaatgtcagatatattcggagttttggaatttactcaatgtatattcacctaacgaagaagatcaaaaatttatgcaagatatttttttgaagatagcagacacgcaagggagcatattaataggaggggatttcaaccttcatttggattcaaatatggataaaactgagaaataaattaacagaaagaacaaagtaaccaaatttataattaaatcgatgcaagaaatgcaacttttggatatatggaggaaacaacacccaaaggaaaaggaatattcatattattcgggtagacataaaacatactcaagaatagacctatttttgttatcagctcgtatgcaagacagagtaagaaaaacagaatataaagctagaatattatcggaccattcacccttgatattgacaatagagttagaggacatccctccaagaatgtatagatggagattaaacttcatgctacttaaaagacaggattttagagaattcattgaaagacaaattaaaatgtactttgaaataaatacggaatcagtgaaagataagttcatactatgggatgcaatgaaagcgttttattagagggcaaataataagttatgtaaccaagatgaagaaggactataatcaggaaacagagcagttgtaaAGGGAAAtcgtaaatatagaaaaagaattagcaatgaaggaagatgcaactaaaagaagagaattggcaggaaaaaaaataaaatatgaaacactacaaacatataaggtggagaagaacataatgaagacaaaacagaaatattatgaactaggggataaaacgcacaaaattctagcatggcagcttaacacagaacaagctaagagaatggtattggcatcaaggaaaaaagtcaaacaaattatatataatccaacggagattaatgaaaacttcagagaattctatgaacaattataccaaactgaaaacgaagggaaagaagacaaaatagataaattacaaatagaggaacaaaataaattaacagaaccatttgaaatagtcgAAATGcaagagataatttaaaaaaaaactaccaaataaaccaggagaggatgaatttcgaatagaattctataaaacatttaaagatttattaattcctcccctcatggaagtaatcaaccagattgacaaaacacaaagcttaccagattcatgcaaaacagcaataattacagtaatactaaagacagggaaagatccactcgcaccagcatcatatagaccaatatctttacttaacacagattataagataatagctaaactattagcatacagattagcagagtatgtaccgaaaatggtaaatctagaccaaactggatttattaaaaaaagacgaacaacagacaatatttgtaaatttattaacttaattcatgcagtagaagagaGTAAAGCActaacagtagcagttgctttagacgcagagaaggcctttgacagagtagaatggaattatttattcaaagtattgcaaaaattccgtttaccagagaagtatattaattggattaaatcattatataaggggccattggcgaaagtgacagtaaa comes from Narcine bancroftii isolate sNarBan1 chromosome 5, sNarBan1.hap1, whole genome shotgun sequence and encodes:
- the LOC138765515 gene encoding G-protein coupled receptor 15-like gives rise to the protein MMTMAVADFTVIFINVILYELLMYRLSNKFLFSTNFLTVMIYQLAITLEFSLWSTVAFTVDRYVAMCCPKLQPKYCRVKTLIILAPIILILLCVENIPLLFLFEPLQIIGSISLGVRPSLDVLSSPMFSTFIKLKSIQCLFIAFGLIFLFNGLTVRHILLVSKARRAFRSQRSADGRDMEMESRRKSIILLISVSGSFTLLWLPASVTYFITGYNVYVNRDYTSPAFIALQVGSLLTNLSSCTNTSIYAATQSKFREELKTLLKFPWSFIVNLVKKKSNQNNSS